The genomic stretch AATAGTTGGAGAGGATTTTATTCAATTTGAGATCAAAAAACAATTCAGAGAAGTTTGGGACCCAGATCAAACAGATGAAAAACACGAGGCAGTTGGATCTTCATCCTTGAATTTCTCTAAATGGTGGAAAATGCTGACATGGTTGTTCCATGTAatggagacttttttttttattattatttatttattcatttatttaagaATGCATTTCCGATCCAATGATTTGATAAGGAGTGATATTATATAAACCTTGAAAGAATTCAACATCATAAATCAACTTATAAGGTGAAGGAAGCTAAGACTTTCTCAACCCACATCAAATCCCTTTCATAACCGACGTGAAATAAACCACCATATGACTGATCTGAGATCATAATAGACACTGTTCTATGTATAATATCAAACCCTCTTAGAAAACAAGCAAAATTATATGTGGTATAGGGTGTGCCACACTGCTACAATAAAAGTTCTTCTTTGAGTGGTAGTTTTAGAACACCCAACCCGCACGGAATGGTTATGTGAGTGTGTTGACACTTGTTACTCCATTGAATGAATTGCTTCACTCCGAATGCCCTGTATGAAATGATTTGTCAACAATTGAGAATACATGATCCATAGTAACTGAGAAACATCATAGATTCATTGGCACTATGAAGCTTTAGTACAACAGGCTAGGCATTAAGTTGTCTTAGAAGCCTcttcccaaaacaaaaaaagatccAAAGCATTCAATACCAAAATGTAGCATGAATGAGAAGAATTAGAATGCTATTAACTTCGTCCATTCATATAGGTAATCCACAACGGTAAATTTAACACAACAAAGAGGAGAAAGGCTCCATGAATGATTCACTTATAAAATCTTCTCCAGACAGATCACATATGTGAGCCAACAAACAAACAATAATCAGGGGGGTGGGGAAGGTGGTTTTGGGATGATTCTCTCCAACATCTTGATTACGCTTAGCATACTGGCCAGTTCAATTAGGATCGCGTGGACGGTTGATGAAGCCAATTTAAAATTCCACATGTACAATTTTAGGTCCCACCTGAACTTCACAGTTCATTATGTCTTGACTCTTCCCCAAATATTTCCTGGTGCGCCAatgtccatttttaggtcaattagggaaaagaaaaaaggcttTACTACTGCCATGTGACAAACTTGTCAGGAactatattttgaaatttgacaaagagaaaaagaggctTGGTGGTGGTTCTCCAAAGCACCTACACTGCTAGATGGCAGATTTGGAGCCCTTGGAAGTATGGCCAGTTCCACTAACCTCCTTGACAAAAACTACAGCACTAATGCAAGAAAGAATGCTAGAACCTCAACCCTTATTCATCAATATAATTATAGTGAAAACTAACCAGTGCTCATACATTCTGGGTTTGTTTGTCAGAGAGATAAGCCAGCAAAAAGCAGATCCAATTCTTCCTCCTGCGCGTTAGATCTCTGCCAAAaatgaagggggggggggggggagaggaatAAAATCAGATCTGTCAAAATTTCACAACTTATATAAATAAAGGTGCTAAAGTGTCTAACCCAAAAGCTTAAGCTATTAGGTTGAGAGGCCCAACTGGTATATTAAGTCATCCAATGCCCCAGTGTTAGTTGATATGGGATTATTCCTAACACCCCCTTTCACATAGGGGTCGTTGCTTGGAGCAATGGCAAAGAGCTCTTTCCGCCTGCACAGTGGTGCGGGTCCGAGTCCTGGGAACTAGCCTCTCCGTaatgggggtaaggctgtctacTTATATACCCTCCCAGAACCCTGCTTAAGAAGTGCAAgaagcctttgtgcactgggtaacggCCTTTACTCCCTTTCACATGTTGCCCCTCTTTCGGGTGAGGGTACTCATGGCATACATGGACGTATAATTAACATAGTAGGCCTGGTGGCTGTCATAACATGTTTGAGATATCCACCCCAAATGCTTAAACTACTAGGTGGAGAGGCTCAACAACTATATAAAGTCATCGGAGGTCCCATGGTTACTCAATGTGGGATTATTCCCAACAATGAGTTGATGACTAAAGAGCGGATCATAGAACCCATCCGATCAAATACGAAAATCCTGATTTGCCAAAGTTGATTCTGTGATTTTATTCTTTGGGTTGGCCCCACTCTCAAGGCGAGGAGACAAACCAAGCAGGGACTGGTTAGACTGTTGTGGCACAAAATTGTCCTCACACTCTCCCCGAAAGGGCCGAAAGGGAGGGAAGGGACCAGAAATTTTCCAAGTCAGGGTAGGAGGATTTGCAGAAAAAAAGTTGGCTGCTGGGCTCCGTAAGTCCTGGAGAGTTTGTCGAGCTAGATTTACCACTTCCGAAGCTCATAACTGCAAGGAGTAATTGCAATGGCCAATTCCCCTTGGGATTCTGGGAATCATGTGCACTTAATAGACGGGTCAAGACAGATACATCCTGGGGTAAGAGACAAAAGAATCTGCctaaaatggtatttttataGTCAGCTCCTATTTCAAGTTCTTGATCAGAGACTTGGAGGGACCTTGTTCCCCCTCTCGTGTTTTTTAAAGCTCCCATATCCCATGCAAAAAATCTCCTTTCCTTCTTTGGACTGCTGGCAGGGATAAAATTTTGATGACCATCTTATCTGATGGGTGAATTGCATTGCAAAGGTGTGAGatcctcctcccccctcccccaccccacccccttcaagagagagagagagagagagagcagaatCAGTTGAGCTACTTTATGCTCCATAACTTTTTCACCACAAAAATCCGGTCTACTTTCTTACTGGAGTTTTGGATGTCCTGGGTTACACCTGCATCTTTGCAGCTCTAATTGAAGCACACAAGCCAATAAGAGCTTTCAGCAGATGACAGAACAACTCTTAAGGAATCGGCCACCCTTTATAATATGCTTGGTGGTATGGATTATGGAACGAGAGGAATGAAAAAATCTTCAATATAAATCAGTGACTGTGTTCAAAGTGATTATTTGCGTTCACCTTTTCTCTGTGATTGTGACTTGCTAAGCTATTACAGGGATCAATTACTTTTGCGATTTGGGCATCAGTAGGTCATTACATGTTCTAGGCTTCTAGTAAAAGGCTATATGGTTGCACTAGGGGCAGGTCATCCTCTGACATCTCCTGCCATCCGtattctttgtttctctttctctcttgctATATAAATTTTACCTTTGTTACTTaaacaaacaagaaaaaagacATAGGCCATATCCTCAATAATGATCTGATATCCAAGTAGACATCAATAAGGCATATATAACCATAAGCTTCACAATAATTACATAATCACCACACATCTTGATTATATCAGGTTTTTATCGAAAGTAAGAAGCTTTCTAACCTGAATGGACATAAGTTGCAATACTTTGTTGAGAACTCGCTTACGATGTGTTGCATAGCTGCTGCTTATAGGAAGTTTGTCCACTCTCTTCATTTCTGCTTGAACTACCATCATCTTCTCATCATTCCCCATTTCCCTCCATTGGATTGTAGCCTGAGTAGCAACTCTACTGTCTTTAGCCTGATCAAGGGCACTAGTGCCCTTAAGATGATCGAATGGATCCAGTTTTCTAATAACCCTGCAAAAAGATAGTAGAAAAAAGATCAGCGATCCTGAAATTACTTTTCAAAATTCCTACATAGAGGTGGGGTTTGGGGGAGCGGAGAAAAAAAGAgtttattaaagaaaagaaagagaaaaatagtgaTCCATTGAAAATCTGAATGCAGGTTAACTGCAGAGATGGATATGTTTGATCATCTTAATTGAAAAACGGTCTGGGCTGATATGAGTAAGAGGCAAAGCAAGGAGACTTAAGGATCTAACAAGGACTTGGAAGATGGAGAGGAAAATACAGGCGCAAATGGAAAGCAGGATCTTGAAGGAGGATATGACATTGGAGAGGAGCCAAAGGAGGCTCCTTGCCAGTGTACAAATAATCTAGACCTTTGGCACAGGAGCCAAAAGGAAAAGGATCCTTAAAGTTTTATCATGGAGAAATTAagtcatcaatcatcaattctCTGAGTCAAGTGATGATACAGGGGGAAAAGTTTCTGATGTTCCCATCCCAATAAAAGGGAGTATCTGTATCCAGAAGTATTCATAAGAAATTCTATGATATGGTGGCCAAGCCGTTAGAAAGAAGAGTCAGACTATGGAAAATTTAATCAATCATGAACCACAAGCTGAAACTTCACTGGTTGGCAAAGCCAATCTCTCACCTTTAAGACAACACACAATGTAGGAGAGATGTCAGACTACGTCAAAAGATACCATGTGCCAATGGCAAAGTGTACCAGAATTTCCAATAAAgtgggaaatttttttggcCGAAAGGTGTGCAATGGAGTTCCTTCATGCATATGATGGTGAAGGTCCATTAATGTAAACTGAGGGATGTCAATTAGTGTAACAGGCTAGCATCTGTGAATCAGTTTTAGGTTCCATTCAGTTGCTGCCCTGCTGGAAAGTCTGTTTTTTGGGCTTCTTGCTATGTTTATCTCTTTTACtgcttttcttatatatatctGCTGGCTGTGTTCTCAATAAAATTGTTAGGTCAAACTAATGGGTTATGATTTTGTAATTGATTACAAGACTCGAAAAGAGAATGTGGCGACTGATGCATTCTCTAGAAGAAAAGATAAGGGGGGAAAATTTACAATTTTCAGTCCAGTCTCCATTGGCTTGATCTTCTCcaagaaaagatgaaaaataattaaaggTGAAAGAAATAATGGAATGAATTCAACAAGGGGAGGCTGCGAGTCCATGGAGCTACAAAGAAGGAATTCTAtttttcaaaaactgaatttaCTGGTTGGAAGAATCTCCTTTGGTTCCTATAATTTTGGAGGAGATTCACTCAAGTAGATGTGAAGGTTATCACAAGACTCTCCAATGGACGACAATCAATTTTCTATTGGAGTGGAATGAGGAGTATTAGGGAGCACATCAAGCAATATGACACTTGCCAACGACATAAATGAGAGAATACGGAATACCTCACCAACAAGCCTATTCTATCCACTTCCAATTCCTAATAGGTACGGACGGATCTATCCATAGATTTTACGGATGGACTCCCAATTTCTAGAGGTAAATGTACAATTTTCATGGTAGTAAATCGCTTTTTGAAGTTCGCACATTTCATTCCCATTTCTCATCCGTATTCATCAACATCTGTGGCTTAGGTCTTCTTTGATAACATTTTCAAATTGTATGAGATGCCCAGGAGTATTGTTTGTGACAAACACCCAATCATCACTAGTTCATTTTGGAATGAATTGTTCTGTTTGCAAGGTACGAATTTCAATTTTTCCTGGACATGTCATCCTCAAACTGACAGCTAGACAGAAGTGGTAAACTGAACGTTTTAGATGTATTTGCAGTGCTTCACTAGCAACAAGCCAAAGGATTGGGTTCATTGGGTCTCTTGGGTCGAATATTGTTACAACACTAGCATACACTAGCAACAAAAAAGATGTCATATAACAAATGAGATACTCTATGGTCACACCCTACCCACATTGTTGTTGTACATCCTGGGCACAACTCAAGTGGAATCTGTGGATAAGGAGCTCAAGGATTGTGATCAAGTTCTCAAGCAACTACAGGAACGGTTACTAATGGCTCAAAATCGAATGAAAATATGTATAACAATCACCACACGGACAAGAGTTTCAATATAGGAGATTTCATGTACTTACATCTCCAACCATACTAGCAGGTTTCCATGGCACTTGGAATCTCAAGTTGTCACCATGCTACTATAGGCCATTCAAAATAATTCACAAAGTGGGTCCTGTGGCATACGAGCTCTAGCTATCTACTGGGTCGAGAATAATCTCGTTTTTTATGTATCATGCCTTAAGAAGAAGATTGGTCAAATGTTCAAGTACCCGGTAAGCTGCCCAAAGTCCAAAGTGAGGAAGATATCCCCACAGTTGCAGCTGCAGAATATTTTGGGTCGTCGAATTCAAAAGCAATGAGAAGTTCCGGTGCATTGGAAGGGGTTAGCACCTACTGATTCAACTTGGGAGGAGTGAAAATGAGGTTTCCAACCCTTGTGGACAGGGTTGAATTTTTTGGGGAAGAAATGTTATGTTCTTGTAAAGCCACATATATCACATGTAATGAGGTGGCAGTATCTTAGTAAGTCTAGAGAATTTGTTTAAAACCTTTATGTGGGTTGAATGAGTCTTGTAATGGTAGTTTGACTAAGTCTTCTAATGGGTGAATAAACCTAGTCACTAGGAGATTAGGGTTGTACTTAAACATTGGGTTATGGAGTCGGTTATCTTCCTAAGTTGTAGGAAGTGGTCTGATGTAGTCTTTAACGGTAGATTTGAAGGAGTCTGTTAACGGGTGAATAATCCTAAGTTGTAGGATGTATGGAGAGTCTTTAAGAGTTTGTTATTGCACGTATTGAGTCTATATATAAAGGTTGTAATGAGTGAAGGGAAGAGGATCTTACGAATGCAAGCTTTGAACATTTGGAGGTTGGTTCCCTCGAAATAACTGTTTTCTTAGTCTGTTCTTATCCAACTTGTCAAAACAAGTAAGAATAGACACAAGGGTGAGAGAAGAGAACATTTCTTGTCTCATCCTTTGTCTATTCATACCTATTTTGATAAGTTGGATAAGAACAAACTAAGAAAATAGTTCTTTTGAGGGAACCAACCTCCAAATGCTCAAAGCTTGTACTAGTAAGATCATCTTCCTTCCACTTCTTACCCCTTAAACAACTTCCCTATACTTGCTAAGATACTGCAAACTCATTCCATGTGATATACATGTGATGCAGTTAAATCACctaatgagcttattttattaaaaataagttttggattgggttatgtatatgttgggcctttgatccaatgtgttttcattgtaatgggccactttaacaGGCCTACAATATGAATCGAGTCTAGGCATACGGGATTAATTAAGTTAGTGtccttattttaatttttattacgtGTTTAGTTAGGCTGAATTACGATTCTGTAAGTCCACTCCAGTTTTGATTAGTTTCCCGGTCAGTTTATGttaccttattagttaaggattgggttaggccttttcaatttagtgtttaggtttgTTTTtcagtcttctatataagtttgtacgAGGGGTTCATCCTTGTAAATGAATTTGATTAATGAGAATTGGCTTGAGCCATTCTCATTAAGATACTGCAACCTCATTACATGTGATATACGTGCGATGCAGTTAAATCAccttaatgagcttattttattaaaaataagttttggcttgggttatgtatgtgttgagtCTTTGATCCAatgtgttttcattgtaatggccactttaatgggccgaGGCTACTCATACTGGATTAGTTAAGTTagtgtctttatttatttattttcattgttATTAAGCGTTTTAATTAGGCTGGATTAGGATTTGTAAGTCCAATCCTTTTTTAAGTCCTTTTactttagtttcctagtcagtttatgaCTTTATGTTACCTTACTAGTTAAAGATTGGGTTatgtctttcctttttttgggtttaagtcTTCTATCTACGATTGTCCAGCCGTTTACACGAATTTGATTAATAAGACTTTGGCTTAAGCCTTTTCTTTATTCTGTGAGATTCAGATTTGATATAAGACTCCATTGAGAGTGAGAAACCCTTGGATTGTAGGGATTCTAATCTAAGCCTATTGGTGGGAGATCAAAGTTCATTTCCACTTctatattttctgttttcttctctcAAGTAAGTGTTCTTTCTCCTATCGTTACTGGTGTTCGCTGAGATTGATTAAACTTGGGTTTGGAAAGATTAATCATCATCCTTTACTGCTGTCCATTTACTGTTGATGTAGAGTGTTAAATAACAGCAAGGGATACCCAAGTAATGGCTGGCGGTAGCCCTGTTTTGGGGGGCCTTTGGCTGAAAAACGAGATTGACAATAAAAGGGAATCTAGCCCTTGGATTCTGCCCAAACTTTGAGGCATTGAAGTGCATCCTAAAAGTGTTCTTCGACCAGGTTTTAGCCAGATCAGATCTGCTGCTCTGTTGTTAAAATAAATCACATCATTGCGGGTGTTGTGTTTcaatattttattgttttgactGTTGATTTAAATCCGACCATTAGAACATTGCTGTATTTTGGGGATTATCTATTCTAACGGTTTATAAACAATGACCAGAATCTGACCCCCATCTGATACGGTTGATTTTGACCTTGTAGTTGACCTAAATTCTGTTTTAAGGTTTGCTTGAGATCCTGCTGAAAAGGGTGTGTAATCTAAACctaggaccatcaaattctacAAGGAAATTAAATCACCCATTTTAAGTAgattttgaaagaattaagcCTCCCTAATGGCAATTCAGTTGAGAGTTTGGACTTGGGGTCTCTTTACATAGACACTTTGCTCGCTCCTATTTTCTGCAATTCTATGTTATTAAAACTATGTTACCTGAACACGTCTCAGGTTCCCCACGGTATGCAAAGCCTTATGCTCCAGAAGAGTGGGTGGGAGGGCCCAAGCCAAATGGGTTATAGTCATACACCCAATTCAAGGGCAAAGGTCGTTCAAGTAATAGAGAGATTTGGGTTTGAAGAGATAGTTAACCCCTAAGCCTGAGCGGTTTTCTGCATCCAACAcaattcattattttcttggacGAGATTTGGAGGAGTATAAACATATCAGCTATCAATCCAACCTTTAGaatttatacttttcttttacATGTCTAAAAAGCGAGAGAGTTCACAATAACTATAAGTAATTGAAGAAAACCAGAGAGTGGAAGAGTAACAGAAAATTCAGAAAACCTAACGAGCAATTCAAAGAGAAGAGGAACTTACGGTTTTGCTCTCTGGAAATCTAACCGGAGCTAAACCTGTGTTCTCTAATCCCGCAACGTAAATTCGAAACTGGGCCTTTTAAGGAAAaataaggctgcgtttggtcgCGTCGTTCTATACGAATAAAAAAACGAAATAAAGTGTTTGATGTCAACTTATGCTGCGTTTGAtaacaaaaacagaaacaacgtttcgtattaaaaatgaaaatttcagctTTTGTGTTAAAGtgtcgccttttttttttcttttggaggaaCGACGGAACAACCTCTTGCCATTCCGTAAattctcgtttttttttttactttttattccaAGAAAACCGAAACACGCCATAAACgaaccaaacactttattccatattttcgttcccatagaaccaaaaaaaccccataaatgtttttttaaaacattaccaaacggcagCCTTAgtgttttttaatttcttttttttttaacgaaaaggaaaaaaatacactagaaacgcaaaatgatggacCGACGAAACCTTGTTATGTCATTTTGATTTCattccaaataccaaaaaaGTGAACAAGGATAATCATTCCTGAAATAAGTTCTgtcaaacacaattttttttttgttttaaaacgacattttgacacagaaattgaaatttatgtttttcacAAGAAACATTGTTCTGAAACTGAATgacaaccaaacacagccaaTAATGGgtaagggttggttttggtgaGGTAAGGGTGAAttggaaaccaaaccaataaagaGGGTTTTGggcggttttggtttggttttggattatTATCAGTTTTTTCGTATctggttgattttggtttcagaccagtttgggtttggttttgacATAAATATGTATGCAAAATTAGGGGGAAATATGATTTTAATGAGGTTCGGGATGGTATCAGGTTCTTtatctgatgatattgtttggTTCCGATCTGGTTCTTCCACCCGGTTTCAATTTCTGGTTAAGTTGGTTTCAGTTTGATTCACTTGGTTTCAGACTTTCAGGTGTGTGATACCCAAATCTACATTGATTCGGTTCAGGCCGGGGCTCACCGGATCAGGTTCAATTTTGAACCCCTAGGTGAACTAAAGAGCATAAGACCTCCTCCCCCCTAGTCCAATCTCGATTTGGATCAAAGAGAAGACAGAATCAGCTAGAATTGCTCCACCTAGAAAATGGGATCAAGAGGGCATGTAGACCTCCCTAGATATCAGATTTTAATTGGGGCTCTGCCTTGAGAAGTTCTAATTTGAACAATTCAATTCTGACCTCCCAGTTCCAATTCCAAATTTCTTTAATCATCCCAAAATATGTTCTAAGAAGTAATccaaattattcaaaaaattaaACTGGTTAATGACCTGTCCCTAATGGTTTGGGTTAAGTATGACCCATTCTGAGTTGGAGTGAAATATGAGAATTTAAAATGACAGAGATTTCTTAGTCTAAAGGTTTGAATGCACTGAATATGGTGAGAACAAATACATGCAGCTCTATCTTCAGCAAATGATTAACAGCAGTGTACATAACCAGTAGGGAGTTAAAGGAGAAGCCGTCAGTTGAGTTGAACAAGTGTCATTGAAGACTGCATTTGATTGGTCCCCCCAATATTGGAtccagaaaacaaaaaaaaatgttagtgtGAGGTTCTGTAGTCACCCTTTTTTTTGGCAACAGTATATTCTCCGATCTGTAGtcacctttttttt from Macadamia integrifolia cultivar HAES 741 chromosome 11, SCU_Mint_v3, whole genome shotgun sequence encodes the following:
- the LOC122093028 gene encoding uncharacterized protein LOC122093028, which codes for MRQEMFSSLTLVSILTCFDKLDKNRLRKQLFRGNQPPNVQSLHSVIRKLDPFDHLKGTSALDQAKDSRVATQATIQWREMGNDEKMMVVQAEMKRVDKLPISSSYATHRKRVLNKVLQLMSIQRSNAQEEELDLLFAGLSL